DNA sequence from the Armigeres subalbatus isolate Guangzhou_Male chromosome 1, GZ_Asu_2, whole genome shotgun sequence genome:
ccgaaagttcatccaggaattccttcgagtgtTTTTCAACGATTTCGTcagaaggttcctccaggatgtcgtccggaacTTCCCTCAGCATTccacccggaagttcctccaggattcatttcgtccgaaagtttctccaagatttcgcttgaaaaattctccaggatttcgttcgcaGTTTTTCCAGGATATTGTCCAGGagctccttcaggatttcgtccagaatttcctccaggatttcgtccgaaagtacatccaggaattccttcgggtgtTTTTTAACGATTTCGTcagaaggttcctccaggatgtcgtttggaacttcctccagcattccacccggaagttcctccaggattcatttcgtccgaaagtttctctaaGATTTCGCCTGAAAAaatctccaggatttcgttcggagtttttccaggattttgtccaggagctccttcaggatttcgtcccggatttcgtccgaaagttcatccaagatttcgtctggaagttcctccaggatttcgtccggaagttccttcaggattttgtccggaagttcctccaggatttcgtctcgaagctcctccaggatttcgtccagaagtttttccaggatgtcgtgtggaagctcctccaggatttcaccCAAAGGTTCCTCTAGAATttagtccggaagttcctccaggatttcatcaggacattcctcaaggatttcgtgtggaagttcctccaagatttcgtacGAAAGTTGCTTCAGCATTTCGCCCCAAAGTTTCTGTAGGATTTCGCCTGGAAAATTCTCCTAGACTTCGtctgtaagttcctccaggattttgttcaggagttcctcccggattccgtccggaagttcctccaggatgtcgtccgaaagatcctccagatTTCGTGCAgatattcttccagaatttcgtcTGAACGTTTTTGAGGatcgtccggaaattcatccagaacttTAATCGAAAGATCCTCCACGAcgtcgtccgaaagttcctccaagatatcgCCCGAAAGTTCTTCAacgatttcgtccggaagttcctctaggcttttgtccagaagatcctccagaatttcttccggaagctccaccagtacattcctcaaggatttcgagtggaagtttctccagaatttcgtacGAAAGTTagtccagaatttcgtccggaagttcctccaggatcccGTCCAAACCTTCCTCCAGCATTtcgtccgaaagctcctccagcgatttgtccgaaagttcctccagcatttcGCCCCAAAATTTCTCCAGGCTTCCAAccggaattcctcagaattttttttccacctGTTCGACGGGAAGTttatcaagaaattcctctggtTATTCGTCCAGATATTTATTCGTAAGTATTTCtagtaattcttccggaagttcctccaggatgtcgtccagaagttcctccagaatttcgtccgaagttcatccagaaattccttcgggagtttttCAACGATTTCATCAGAAGGCTCCTCCAGCACGTCTTCCGGAGCTTCTTCAGAATTccgcccggaagttcctccaggattcatttcgtccgaaagtttctccaagatttcgCCTGAAAAATTCTCCGGGATTTTGTTCGGAAGTTTCTGCAGGATTTTTTCCAGGAGcaccttcaggatttcgtccagaatttccttcaggatttcgtctgaaagttcctccaggatttcgtctggaggttcctccaggatttcgtccggaagtacctccaggatttcgaacagaagttcttccaggattggatccagaatttcctccaggatttcgtcaggaggctcctccagaatttcgtccggaagttccttcaggatgtcgtctggaagtttcttcaggattccgtgtggaagttcctccaggatttcactCAAaggttcctctaggatttcgttcggaagatcctccaggatttcatcaggacattcctcaaggatttcgtgtggaagttcctccaagatttcgtacGAAAGTTGCTCCAGCATTTCACTCATAagaaacgcgacgcgagacaagacataacacttatAGTTCTTACAATCGCCAATAAGCATTTCGCCCCAAAGTTTCTAATAGATTTCGTctgaatgttcctccaggagcttccTCCAGCATTTCGTCCAAAACCTCATCCTGCATTTTGTCCGAAAGTTCCCCCAACATTTTGCCCCAAAATTTCTCCAGGCTTCcgtccgaaagtttctctaggatttcatccgaaagttcctccaagatgtcgcacggaagttcctccaaaatttcgtcCGGAAGATTCCCAAGGATTTCTTCTGGAAGCTCCACTAGGATTTTGCCAGGATGCTCCTCAAGGATTTCGTgtggaagttcttccatgatgtcgttcgaaagttcctcaaggattttgtccaggaagttctccaggatttcggCCGGATGTCCCTCCAGGTTGTCGTTCGCAAGCTCCTCCAGATTTCGTCCGgtagttcttccagaatttcgtccgaaagttccttacGTCCGGAAGTTCAGCCAGGtatcccttcggaagtttcttcagaatttcaatCGGAAGACACTACAGGacgtcgtccggaagttcctccaagatgtcgtcggatgtttcttcaagatttcgtcaggaagttgctccaggatttcgtccggtagatcctccaggaattctttcggaagttccaccaggatttcGCCAGGACGTTCCTCAAGGATTTCGTGTGGAAGCTCCTCCACGATTTCGTACGAAAGTTagtccagaatttcgtccggagCTCCTCCATGATGTCGTCCCGAAGGTCCAGGAATTCCGCTGGAAAATCTCCCAGGATTTcttacggaaattcctccgggatctCGTTCAGAGCTTCTCCagcatttcgtccggaagttcctccagcatttcGCCTCAAAATTTCTCGAGAATTCGGTCTGGtagtttctccagtaattcatacgaaagttcctccaagatgtcGCACGGAAGATCCTACAAAATttcttccggaggttcctcaaggaattcgtaAGAAAGCTCTTCCAAATGTCGTCCcgaagttccaggaattccgctggaaaatctcccgggatttcgtacggaagttcctcaaggatttcgtccaggagtttctccagaatttcgtctggaagttcctccaggatttcgtccagaagtttatTCAGGCTTTCGtacgaaagttcttccaggatttcgtccggaagttctaccATGATTTCGCCAGCTCGTCCAtccaggatttcgtttggaagtttctcccagATTTCGTCCAGAGCTTCCTCCagcatttcgtccggaagttcctccagcatttcGCCTCAAAATTTCTCGAGGATTCTGTCTgatagtttctccaggatttcatacgaaagttcctccaagatgtagcacggaagatcctccaaaatttcttccggaggttcctcaaggaattcgtgagaaagctcctccagaatgTCGTCCcgaagttccaggaattccgctggAAAATCTCCCAGGatttcttacggaagttcctccaggatttcaaggatttcgtccaggagttcctccagaatttcgtctttaagttcctccaggatttcgtccggaagcttCCTAAGgatttcgtccaggaattcctccaggatttcgtccggaagctccttaAGAATTTcgtccaggatttcgtctggaagtttctcTTGGATTTCgcccggaaaatcctccagaatttcgttcggaagtttcttcaggatttcatctggaagttcctccagagtttCGCCcgagaaatttttcgaaagattctcgaggaattccttcataagttcTTCTGAGATTTCGTCCAGAAGCACCTTAGATAATTCCATCGTAGATTTCTGCAGGAATCCACTGGGTgttcctgaagcaattcctccaaaatctatttaaaaatttatcttGATTTCGGATATTCCATAGGAGCTATTACTCCTGCCTTTTACTTCGAAGGTACATCTATAAATTTATCTCAAGATTCTCCAACAAATTGCTTAGAAAATTGGTTTGGAaatcccccagaaattccttaaggtatCCTTCAGAACAATCCAGGAACTGCTCCGGTATATTTCTCCAAACGAAATtcacgatgatttttttttgtaaaagatTTCATGAATCAAGTCCGTCctgaaggatttcttgaagtAGTTCCAGAAAAAATCGCGAAGAAAATTTCTGGTTCACATCcctttaaattttataaacttCAGGATAAAATCATGGGGGAACTTTCAATGATATTTGCGATGTACTTCCTggagttttctaaaaaaaatctagaagtgaaaaaaaatcaatcagaaattttttattcattatCACAATTCATGGATTTCTTAAGACTTATAGTCACCTATTTTAACGTCAAATGTACgttaaaaaattgtttgaacacgtaaattaaaaaaaaatcattaaaaactgacattaaaatcgttttttttttggtgctGAAAAGCGTTTCCACCCAATTTCAAGTGAGCTCTTGTCTATCCTTATAAATGTCGTTACACTGTGGTTTTTACCTGGGTGGTTTTCTCCTATTTCTCAGTTTACATCAATTTCCACTTCTTTCCAGATACCACCTGAAGATCTCACTTAACCAAAACAAAACTACATAAATTATTGACAGCTTTCAGTGAATCTGAGGAGTTCTTAAATTAAAGAtgttaaaattcaatttcataaCAGTTCCCAATCCACAGAAATAAAAACAACCTTCTAACTGAATTATCTAATACCATGACAAATTGTGCACGTCCCATTGACAAAGCAGCTGCCACCATGTCTAACAGATTCAATTTTCCCATACCGAAAATCAGATTTGCTGCTTATCCCTACAATAGATAggaaaatttcatccgcatccCAGAAAGACGGTGTACAGAACGAAACGTCATTACCCACACTGTGCTCGACTACGAGAGACGCCAAACAAACAGCACACAAATTGCCAGTTTCCTTGAGCGTGTCGGGCGGTAAATGAGCCAAACAGCTTTCCCGCACAAACAAGCGAATTCGAATGTCAATGATTCACGCTGCGTGTTGACGTGACCTTAGCGACGAACAACACCATCCGACTTTACACTTCCGAAAATATCTTCCCCAAAATTGATAATGACTTTAGTACCATCTTTGTCTCGTCCATCACAGGTGCGTCGAAAatggcgtcgtcgtcgtcgccataCAGCAGTCAGTCGGCCGTGCGGAACGGTCCGGGAAGCTCTGCCAGCGCCCGTGATGCCAACAACTTTATGAACGAAGACAACCTGCTCAAGCTGGCACTGAAGAAGCCCAAATCGTGGAAGTGGGAGCTCACCACGTCGAGTTCGTCGCCCAGCATTAGCTTCCCGAAGATTCAGTTGTTCGACAGCCGGACTGGGGAAATGATGGTCCAGGTGGATAAACCGGACTGTGTGGTGAAGAGTGAAGAACTGGTGAGCAAAGGTAGTGCATTGGATCGGTCGCAAAGTTTGCAGGAGCGGAAGGGGCACGATCAGCGATATCGAAGGTCTCGCAGCACGTGCATTCGCGAGAAGGTGACTACTTCCAGTGAATTTTTGAGTGATGTGTTTGCGCAGCTGCAGGGTAAGGGAATGGGCCATAAGTTGGCAACCAGTGTCACACAGTATCGAGTGGAAaatgaagaagatgaagaagccGATGGAAGTGGATTTGGCTTGCAGAAGAGTCAATCGGCCAAGGAAATCCGTAGAAGTTGGTCACTggaacagaagaaaaaagttttgaaGTCTCCCCCGAATAGATCTGGATCGATGTTGGGTAAGATTAGTGAGAGCTACAAAACATCGACTGAGGAGGAACCTCCGCGAGCACCCACACCGCCTCCATCGCCTGAACCAACCCCCACGATACCGGAAATCAGCGTAGTAGAAGAACCGGAACCGAAGCCTACCCAAGAAGGGGACAAAAACAAGATCTACAAGTTGGTTCGAAGTAATGTTGGAACTTTAATCGTACGGGAGGAAAGTTTCCACACGCAGCGTAGTTTACGAAGACGAAGACAGCTGCTACAAAAACAACAAGCATTGCCAGAAAGTGAGCCACAACAGGTGGACCAGCGAATCACCATTGGTGATATTCCAGACTCTAGTTATAACGACACGATAAAAGAGATCGACAGCCTGATATCGAAGGTGATGCTTTCGCACACGCTTCAAGACGTGCAAGAACCATCACGGCCGAGTCCTTCCCGGGGAAGAACCTCCACTGTGGCGGCGCTGCAGAACGGCGGAACGGAACCAGTGGTGCGGAAAAGGCGATCGCGAAGAAGTGCCAGTGCCGGAAGCAACGCCAGCAGCTACGGCAGCCGTAGAAGTCAACGAAGCAGCAACTCTCCGTTGGTGACCGCCCCGACCGGTTCATCGTCGTCGGATGAAGATTCGGTTTCGCTGGCGGAGAGTCGGTTCGGGTCCTTGAAGCGAAGAGGGCGCGCCAAATACAAACGGAACAGTACGGGTCAGGTGCACGAGGTGTATGGCGGCTTGGTGAATGGCAGTGGCAAGCAGCATGAATCTAACGGTGAGTAACATCGATAACTAAATTACGTCAAG
Encoded proteins:
- the LOC134205769 gene encoding uncharacterized protein LOC134205769, with the translated sequence MGSLPGRAGQNIGQELGASKMASSSSPYSSQSAVRNGPGSSASARDANNFMNEDNLLKLALKKPKSWKWELTTSSSSPSISFPKIQLFDSRTGEMMVQVDKPDCVVKSEELVSKGSALDRSQSLQERKGHDQRYRRSRSTCIREKVTTSSEFLSDVFAQLQGKGMGHKLATSVTQYRVENEEDEEADGSGFGLQKSQSAKEIRRSWSLEQKKKVLKSPPNRSGSMLGKISESYKTSTEEEPPRAPTPPPSPEPTPTIPEISVVEEPEPKPTQEGDKNKIYKLVRSNVGTLIVREESFHTQRSLRRRRQLLQKQQALPESEPQQVDQRITIGDIPDSSYNDTIKEIDSLISKVMLSHTLQDVQEPSRPSPSRGRTSTVAALQNGGTEPVVRKRRSRRSASAGSNASSYGSRRSQRSSNSPLVTAPTGSSSSDEDSVSLAESRFGSLKRRGRAKYKRNSTGQVHEVYGGLVNGSGKQHESNVRRSNTGSSNNSTTVEIEECESLSLGSFRSSGSAKPQTIVQQSSEKSSSTSLSTLSSPSPAAEPTRNIRPNRWGTHEASTPARDPERVQQKTIEIESRFQKNDAQSNTDLSNTESLSKYHDSKSQFSSRNSESIIDSKVLVTHEAVTPSREPERVLQNTIEIKSRFKKDDAQSNSSFSVEACESLNKNDVSKSHYTSEKLESIVDSNVVMTEADLAQLKNDIIEHSTKTFVNNKRYGKAEVFNFFFTRSSCEN